One stretch of Chroococcidiopsis sp. SAG 2025 DNA includes these proteins:
- a CDS encoding ISKra4 family transposase: protein MDYEFRVVVEKVAVSNQKVIKRDTIKIYDIKKPKSILDLGLRHQEQISLLTKVQNAFLAEQSPLIDSGFDACPQCGAKLSKNGFMSSNFHAVFSDHKLRIQKHCCKNSNCNWQSTPTTSTVFGSDTHPELVKLQCEQGALHSYRQAEDNLGKLNYQRRSVNNHVQIQHISNSVGERLSHKNQKPPTREEISVPAEKLIVQVDGGHIPTKDKGKRSFEALSAVIYRPSSLEYVDQHHQQITDKSCVVSALDDDLKTIKTYLYHAALKQGLSQQTRVTAIADGAHNCWSVISVLEPDCQTIEPILDWFHIAKKFQNLKNALGEACSESIENAKWTLWHGEAEETLRKIALIRDHITDENKRSKLQGLHDYLENNLDYLVNYDQRQKANLVFTSQVAESHIDSIINARHKRKQKMQWTREGAHNVLQIRASMVSQEWSEKWLEFVLPQKEKAA from the coding sequence ATGGATTACGAATTCCGGGTGGTTGTCGAAAAAGTTGCTGTCTCCAACCAAAAAGTTATCAAGCGAGACACCATCAAAATCTACGACATTAAAAAGCCGAAATCAATCCTAGACTTAGGCCTGCGACATCAAGAGCAGATTTCTCTGCTGACTAAAGTGCAAAACGCGTTCTTAGCTGAGCAATCTCCCTTAATCGATTCAGGATTCGATGCCTGCCCCCAGTGTGGAGCAAAACTCTCCAAAAACGGATTTATGTCGTCCAACTTTCATGCTGTTTTCAGCGACCACAAGTTGCGCATTCAAAAGCATTGCTGCAAAAACTCCAATTGTAATTGGCAGAGTACACCGACCACGAGCACGGTGTTTGGCAGCGATACCCATCCTGAGTTAGTGAAATTGCAATGTGAGCAAGGGGCATTGCATAGTTACCGCCAGGCAGAGGACAACCTCGGGAAACTCAACTATCAACGTCGCAGTGTCAATAACCACGTCCAGATTCAACACATCTCCAACTCTGTGGGAGAGCGGCTATCTCATAAGAATCAGAAACCTCCGACAAGAGAGGAGATTTCTGTCCCTGCTGAGAAGTTGATTGTGCAAGTTGATGGTGGTCATATTCCTACCAAAGACAAAGGCAAACGGAGCTTTGAAGCTCTGTCTGCTGTCATCTATCGACCGAGCAGTCTGGAGTATGTCGATCAACACCATCAGCAAATTACTGATAAAAGTTGTGTGGTTTCTGCCCTTGATGACGACCTGAAAACCATCAAGACGTACCTGTACCATGCAGCACTGAAACAGGGGCTAAGTCAGCAAACGCGTGTGACTGCAATAGCCGATGGTGCGCATAACTGCTGGTCTGTCATTTCTGTCCTAGAACCTGATTGCCAAACCATAGAACCGATTTTGGACTGGTTTCACATTGCCAAAAAATTCCAAAATCTCAAAAATGCTTTAGGTGAAGCCTGCAGCGAATCCATTGAAAATGCGAAGTGGACTCTCTGGCATGGAGAAGCAGAAGAGACTCTGCGAAAAATCGCCTTAATCCGCGACCACATCACTGATGAAAACAAACGGTCTAAGCTTCAGGGATTGCATGATTATCTGGAAAACAATTTGGATTATCTGGTAAATTATGACCAGCGGCAGAAAGCCAATCTAGTATTCACCAGTCAAGTGGCAGAATCCCATATCGATTCCATCATCAATGCCAGACACAAGCGGAAACAGAAAATGCAATGGACTCGAGAAGGAGCACACAATGTTTTGCAAATTCGAGCCAGCATGGTGAGTCAAGAGTGGTCAGAAAAATGGCTAGAGTTTGTGTTGCCCCAGAAGGAAAAAGCAGCTTAA
- a CDS encoding tetratricopeptide repeat protein, protein MKYSKRTAKILVLGAVMLGIAKPAIAQSQPKAVAYSARIDSTTGRVLLKRSDWSDFQPVAVGTELSQGDQIKPDKGVRVRVVCPNLSKPLVPIGVPSGLKTICPVWDAVIVKAPPPSGTLGGTNPLIPYLIAPRHTLLLSNTPTFRWNAVPKATQYSVTLLSSTGVVWQKQVKKTSLDYPGLPPLQSGAKYSLIIKANTGKSSQDEGTSNIDFRVLRKSEVAAIQAEVTKITKLGISEQATALMLANFYSHYVIPQNTIQAYGLTAETFKSYNLSADAIATLETLVRQGKRSPIVYRSLANIYWQTGLAQKAADNYLTAIKLAKGSEELEQRTLAQFGLGEVYAATDNNKQAINWYSQAKNGYTLLGDSRRANFLQQQIENLSQ, encoded by the coding sequence ATGAAATACTCGAAACGAACTGCCAAAATCTTGGTCTTAGGAGCAGTGATGCTAGGGATAGCGAAACCTGCGATCGCTCAAAGTCAGCCAAAAGCAGTTGCCTACTCTGCTAGAATTGACTCCACTACAGGCAGAGTATTGCTCAAGCGCTCTGATTGGTCAGATTTTCAACCCGTCGCAGTTGGGACAGAGTTAAGTCAGGGGGATCAAATCAAACCTGACAAAGGTGTCAGAGTCAGAGTCGTTTGCCCTAATCTCTCTAAACCGCTTGTTCCGATAGGAGTGCCATCAGGTTTAAAAACAATCTGTCCCGTCTGGGATGCCGTAATTGTCAAAGCGCCACCACCTTCAGGGACTTTAGGTGGCACTAATCCCCTCATTCCTTACCTGATTGCACCACGCCACACCCTACTGTTGAGCAATACCCCTACTTTTCGATGGAATGCTGTACCTAAAGCTACGCAATATTCAGTCACATTACTTAGTTCTACAGGAGTAGTATGGCAAAAGCAAGTTAAAAAAACTTCTCTAGATTACCCTGGCTTACCTCCATTACAATCAGGAGCAAAGTATTCACTAATTATCAAGGCAAATACTGGTAAATCATCCCAGGATGAGGGAACATCCAATATAGACTTCAGAGTGTTACGTAAATCTGAGGTGGCAGCTATCCAAGCAGAAGTAACTAAAATTACTAAATTAGGAATAAGTGAACAAGCAACTGCCTTGATGCTGGCAAATTTTTACAGCCACTACGTCATACCACAAAACACAATTCAAGCTTATGGTCTGACTGCCGAAACCTTCAAAAGCTACAACTTGAGTGCAGATGCGATCGCCACCTTGGAGACATTAGTGCGGCAAGGTAAGCGATCGCCCATAGTTTATCGCTCGTTGGCAAATATTTACTGGCAAACTGGACTAGCCCAGAAAGCAGCAGACAACTACTTGACAGCAATTAAACTTGCCAAAGGTAGTGAAGAATTAGAACAGAGGACATTAGCTCAATTTGGACTGGGAGAAGTCTATGCTGCAACAGATAACAACAAGCAGGCAATCAACTGGTACTCTCAAGCCAAAAATGGATACACTTTGCTGGGTGATAGTAGACGTGCTAATTTTCTCCAGCAGCAAATAGAAAACCTGAGTCAATAG
- a CDS encoding caspase family protein, with translation MPPIERRHFLQFAGSMLATLGLSQVEIEQQAIRYAKVLAQNTSRKRALLVGINDYLKVGDFQWYPLEGAVNDTQIQKELLINLFGFQPDDIRILHNQEATRENILQAFEDHLMKWAKPGDVVVFHFSGHGSQVADPDKVFEDGRVSTIVPIDSNLPPGYTTKGGKVNDITGHTLWLLMQAINTENITFVLDSCHSGGARKGILTVRSRPGDQELLRIANPKIQLLASDQEQEYQKQLMSQLKLTNSDFVKLRKQGVPKGVMLAAAKRNQSAIDTRFADTPCGVFTYILSRYLWQQTGAESVNQLMISTTNTTERILREYFPNSGFVQQPEFNVKQGSNNGKQAVYFLNRKNTPAEAVVTKVQGNQVDLFLGGIDPRSLKAFGRGATFTVVNNQGREQGQVQIESRQQLSAQGKLIQTANRGAIAPGTLLQERSRAIPSNLTLDIGLDSSLGQEAEQAKQALQSLKRIHAVPLQQEVQYILGRVTKSYYQQLQKLKVKNLPQVGSIALFSPALDLIPGSAGTPNEKVTDAIERLQAKLKSLLAARIVKLTLNTTSSKLAVSAAMQRVDGSQILAESFTVRGGAIRSLSSTRGTTSQASNAQKLQPGTEVQFLVANNEPHDLYISVLLISVDGELTVLSPLPGNEDVAPVPAKQEIQIPDHDRGENYKFKIGKDPGIAEVLVIASTTPLTRAIELLRALAVEQPKERGLPVALNKEPAEAIASLLDDLDEGSRGSETVSIPGIRQIDTRQMAAMSITFEVNDGV, from the coding sequence ATGCCCCCGATCGAGCGTCGTCATTTTTTACAATTCGCTGGCTCGATGCTAGCTACTCTTGGTTTGAGCCAAGTAGAAATTGAGCAACAAGCTATACGTTATGCCAAAGTTTTAGCGCAAAATACTTCCCGCAAACGAGCTTTGTTAGTGGGTATTAATGATTACTTAAAGGTAGGTGATTTTCAATGGTATCCACTGGAAGGAGCAGTCAATGATACCCAGATTCAGAAAGAACTTTTAATCAACCTCTTTGGCTTTCAACCTGACGACATCCGTATCCTACATAACCAAGAAGCAACCCGTGAAAATATCTTACAAGCCTTTGAAGATCATTTAATGAAATGGGCAAAACCAGGAGATGTCGTAGTATTTCACTTCTCTGGACATGGTTCCCAAGTTGCCGATCCAGATAAAGTTTTTGAGGATGGACGAGTCAGCACGATTGTACCCATCGACAGTAACCTCCCACCTGGATATACCACTAAAGGAGGCAAGGTAAATGATATTACCGGACATACCCTATGGTTATTAATGCAAGCTATCAACACAGAAAACATCACCTTTGTATTGGATAGCTGTCATTCAGGAGGCGCACGCAAAGGAATTTTAACAGTGCGATCACGTCCTGGCGACCAAGAATTGCTGAGGATTGCAAACCCGAAAATCCAACTCTTGGCAAGTGACCAAGAACAAGAGTATCAAAAACAACTGATGTCTCAGCTGAAGTTAACCAACTCAGACTTTGTTAAGTTGCGTAAACAAGGTGTGCCAAAAGGAGTTATGCTTGCTGCTGCTAAACGAAACCAGTCAGCGATTGATACACGCTTTGCTGATACACCATGTGGTGTTTTTACGTATATCCTCAGCCGCTATCTTTGGCAACAAACGGGGGCTGAGTCGGTGAATCAGTTGATGATAAGCACAACAAACACCACAGAAAGAATACTGCGAGAGTATTTCCCGAATTCTGGTTTTGTGCAACAACCAGAATTCAACGTCAAACAGGGAAGTAATAATGGCAAGCAAGCAGTTTACTTTCTTAACCGAAAAAACACACCAGCCGAGGCAGTAGTTACCAAAGTACAAGGAAATCAAGTTGATTTGTTCTTAGGAGGCATAGATCCTCGGAGTTTAAAAGCCTTTGGAAGGGGTGCAACTTTTACGGTGGTGAATAACCAAGGGCGAGAACAAGGGCAAGTACAAATTGAGTCACGACAACAACTCAGCGCACAAGGCAAACTAATCCAGACAGCCAACAGGGGAGCGATCGCACCAGGGACACTCTTGCAAGAGCGATCGCGGGCTATCCCCAGCAACCTCACCCTCGACATTGGGCTTGATTCCTCTTTGGGACAGGAGGCAGAGCAAGCAAAGCAGGCACTTCAATCTCTCAAACGCATTCATGCAGTGCCACTGCAACAAGAAGTGCAATATATCTTGGGTCGCGTCACCAAATCCTACTATCAACAACTGCAAAAGCTAAAGGTGAAAAACCTACCCCAAGTTGGTAGCATTGCACTGTTTTCACCCGCACTGGATCTGATTCCTGGTTCCGCCGGAACCCCAAATGAAAAAGTAACTGATGCGATCGAGCGATTGCAAGCCAAACTCAAATCTTTACTAGCAGCTCGAATAGTCAAGCTGACGTTAAATACCACCTCATCAAAGCTTGCAGTATCAGCAGCTATGCAAAGGGTAGACGGTAGTCAAATTTTAGCAGAATCATTCACCGTGCGGGGAGGAGCAATTAGAAGTCTCAGCAGCACTAGAGGGACAACATCGCAGGCATCCAATGCTCAGAAATTGCAACCAGGAACCGAGGTGCAATTTTTGGTAGCCAATAATGAGCCGCATGACCTTTATATTAGTGTGTTGCTGATTAGTGTTGATGGGGAGTTAACAGTCCTCTCGCCGTTACCAGGTAATGAAGATGTTGCACCAGTTCCAGCAAAACAGGAAATTCAAATCCCCGATCACGATCGGGGAGAAAACTATAAATTTAAAATCGGCAAAGATCCAGGGATTGCAGAAGTATTGGTAATTGCCAGTACAACACCGCTTACAAGAGCTATCGAACTATTGCGTGCTTTGGCAGTAGAGCAACCTAAAGAAAGAGGATTGCCTGTTGCTCTGAATAAGGAGCCAGCAGAGGCGATCGCTAGTTTGCTGGATGACTTAGACGAGGGTAGTCGTGGTAGCGAAACAGTTTCTATTCCAGGTATTCGTCAGATTGATACAAGACAGATGGCAGCCATGTCAATCACGTTTGAGGTAAATGATGGAGTTTAG
- a CDS encoding tetratricopeptide repeat protein, protein MSLHHSFRLSLLFILVFSGQLIGIYPEFKQALAQLPTATEGKIAERHTEANRLTKEGLQQLESRKFSEALANFQKALIVWREIGDRQGEAIGLYNIGTAYNNLNNDSQALGAYHQALAISKELGRISIEGNILNNIGGIYKNRRKYEKALDYYQQALAIHKKMGNHLKAAETLYNIGVSYQSSGNYQNALSLLQEALATAQSVENEKLEGIILNLIGANYYLTGKYQKALKFYEQALVFQKIK, encoded by the coding sequence ATGTCACTACATCATAGTTTTCGTCTAAGCCTGTTATTCATTCTTGTGTTCTCTGGACAATTGATAGGAATATACCCAGAATTTAAACAGGCTCTGGCACAGTTACCAACTGCGACAGAAGGCAAAATTGCAGAACGCCACACAGAAGCAAATCGACTTACTAAAGAAGGTTTACAACAACTTGAAAGCAGAAAGTTTTCAGAGGCATTGGCAAATTTTCAAAAAGCTCTGATCGTCTGGCGAGAAATAGGCGATCGCCAAGGTGAAGCCATAGGTCTCTATAATATAGGGACAGCTTATAATAATTTAAACAACGATTCTCAAGCGTTGGGAGCTTATCACCAAGCTTTAGCTATTAGTAAAGAATTAGGTCGCATTAGTATAGAAGGAAATATTCTTAACAATATTGGTGGTATTTACAAGAATCGGAGAAAGTATGAAAAAGCCTTGGATTATTATCAGCAAGCCCTAGCTATTCATAAAAAAATGGGCAATCATCTTAAGGCAGCCGAAACCCTTTACAACATCGGTGTATCTTATCAAAGTTCTGGTAATTATCAAAATGCATTATCTCTTTTACAAGAAGCCTTAGCTACTGCTCAATCTGTAGAAAATGAAAAGCTTGAAGGTATTATCCTTAATTTAATAGGAGCAAATTATTACCTGACGGGGAAGTATCAGAAAGCTCTGAAATTTTATGAGCAAGCTTTGGTATTTCAAAAAATTAAATAA
- a CDS encoding CHAT domain-containing tetratricopeptide repeat protein has protein sequence MSKLWYFKKLNNLLQEAETLSNIGENYRTIGQYKKALESLQQSLAIAQKIGEPKLLAQSFNNIGLVYEKSRHYQEALEAHEKALAINKTLNDRASIATNFNNIGGVYLFLKQPQKALEFFKQALAIHQEVGERANEAETLSNIGLLYNISEQDREALKFFKQALAIHQKLNDRPSIGITLNNIGVQYLSFGNLIAAEKAFYDAIKALESLRTGLTDQNKISIFETQQSAYRFLQTTLVTQKKTDRALEVAERGRAKAFVELLASRLSPDLQKQNYESLQKKFNINLEQIKQTAQTQNASVVEYSIVSDKDLYIWVVQPRGKVEFRSIDFKKSLNTSLANLVTSSRESIGVRGRASIEIESVVDTADQKKQLQQLHKLLIDPIADLLPKDPNSHVIFIPHGELFLVPFAGLQDANGKYLIEKHTILTAPAIQVLDLTHQQRFKPRPADLQAALVVGNPTMPKVTTKLGNPPQQLSNLAGAEQEANEIAKLFKTKAFTGNQATKAKMLPKLSQAKIIHLATHGLLDDVRGLGVPGAIALAPSGNGQINDGLLTASEILDLKLNAELVVLSACDTGRGRITSDGVIGLSRSLITAGTPSVIVSLWSVPDAPTAELMTEFYRNWLDRKQDKAQALRQAMLTTMKQHPNPKDWAAFTLIGDAK, from the coding sequence ATGAGCAAGCTTTGGTATTTCAAAAAATTAAATAATTTACTTCAAGAAGCTGAAACTCTCAGCAATATTGGTGAGAATTACCGCACTATTGGGCAGTATAAAAAAGCATTGGAATCCCTACAGCAATCCTTAGCCATTGCTCAAAAGATTGGCGAGCCTAAATTATTAGCTCAATCATTCAACAACATTGGATTAGTTTACGAAAAATCAAGACATTACCAGGAAGCACTGGAAGCCCATGAAAAAGCCCTAGCCATTAACAAAACATTAAACGATAGAGCAAGCATTGCTACTAATTTCAACAATATTGGTGGTGTTTATCTCTTTTTAAAACAGCCTCAGAAAGCGCTGGAGTTTTTTAAACAAGCCTTAGCTATTCACCAAGAAGTGGGCGAACGTGCTAACGAAGCCGAAACTCTCAGCAACATTGGTCTATTATACAATATTTCAGAACAAGATCGGGAGGCATTGAAGTTTTTTAAACAAGCTTTAGCTATTCATCAAAAATTAAACGATCGCCCAAGCATTGGCATAACTTTGAACAACATCGGGGTACAATACCTAAGTTTTGGTAATTTGATAGCAGCTGAAAAAGCTTTCTATGATGCTATAAAAGCTTTGGAATCCTTGCGAACTGGATTAACCGATCAAAATAAAATCTCCATCTTTGAAACGCAACAATCCGCTTACCGATTTTTGCAAACAACCTTGGTTACTCAAAAGAAGACAGATCGGGCGCTAGAAGTGGCTGAAAGGGGACGGGCAAAAGCATTTGTTGAGTTATTAGCATCCCGGTTATCTCCCGATTTGCAAAAGCAGAATTACGAATCTTTGCAAAAAAAATTCAACATTAATCTTGAACAAATCAAACAAACTGCCCAAACGCAAAATGCCTCTGTAGTTGAATATTCCATCGTTTCCGATAAAGACTTATACATTTGGGTTGTTCAACCTAGGGGAAAGGTAGAGTTTCGCTCCATTGACTTCAAAAAATCTTTAAACACTTCTCTAGCAAATCTTGTTACTAGTAGCCGTGAGTCCATTGGTGTTAGAGGACGTGCAAGCATCGAGATAGAGTCTGTAGTTGATACAGCAGATCAGAAAAAACAATTACAGCAATTACACAAATTACTAATTGATCCGATCGCCGATCTCCTCCCCAAAGATCCAAACTCTCACGTCATTTTCATTCCTCACGGTGAACTGTTTCTAGTTCCCTTTGCAGGCTTACAGGATGCTAATGGTAAATATTTGATTGAAAAGCATACAATTCTCACTGCACCTGCAATTCAAGTTCTAGATTTAACCCATCAACAAAGGTTCAAGCCACGTCCCGCAGATTTGCAAGCAGCATTGGTTGTCGGTAATCCTACAATGCCTAAAGTCACAACAAAACTTGGCAATCCACCGCAGCAGTTGTCTAACTTGGCAGGTGCAGAACAAGAAGCAAATGAAATTGCCAAACTATTTAAAACTAAGGCATTTACAGGAAATCAAGCCACAAAAGCCAAAATGTTACCCAAGCTATCGCAAGCTAAGATAATTCATTTAGCAACACATGGGTTGTTAGATGACGTAAGAGGATTAGGTGTACCAGGAGCGATCGCTCTTGCTCCATCTGGTAATGGTCAAATCAACGATGGCTTACTCACTGCTAGCGAAATCCTAGATTTGAAGCTAAATGCAGAATTAGTCGTTTTAAGTGCTTGTGATACTGGTCGCGGTCGCATTACTAGCGATGGCGTAATTGGTCTATCCCGTTCTCTAATTACTGCTGGTACACCCAGCGTCATTGTCTCTTTGTGGTCAGTACCCGATGCACCAACTGCTGAATTGATGACAGAATTTTATCGCAACTGGCTTGATCGCAAACAGGATAAAGCGCAGGCGTTACGCCAAGCAATGCTTACAACTATGAAACAACATCCTAACCCAAAAGATTGGGCGGCATTTACTCTCATTGGCGACGCAAAATAG
- a CDS encoding IS6 family transposase, translating into MYSRHRFPAEIISYCVWLYYTFPLSYRDIEKMMLYRGIEVTYESIREWCQKFGQQYVNQLRCQRPYIADKWHLDEVVVTIKKQQYYLWRAVDSEGNVLDVLLQRRRDTNAAKRFFRKLLKKQGFVPRAIVTDKLKSYEAAKKQVMKNVEHRQHKGLNNRVENSHQPTRIRERRMRRFKSPGQAQRFLSSFEPIRQHFHPKQHLLTAQRYREQLRQRFEDWREVACPKPAA; encoded by the coding sequence ATGTATTCTCGCCACCGCTTTCCCGCCGAAATTATCAGTTACTGTGTTTGGCTCTACTACACCTTTCCACTCAGCTACCGGGACATAGAGAAAATGATGCTGTACCGTGGGATTGAGGTAACCTACGAGTCGATTCGGGAATGGTGTCAGAAATTTGGGCAGCAATACGTGAATCAACTGCGGTGCCAACGTCCTTATATTGCGGACAAGTGGCATCTTGATGAAGTAGTGGTCACGATTAAGAAACAGCAATACTATCTCTGGCGGGCAGTGGATTCTGAGGGGAACGTGCTGGATGTACTGCTCCAACGGCGGCGAGACACGAATGCGGCAAAGCGATTCTTCCGTAAACTCTTGAAGAAGCAAGGCTTCGTGCCACGCGCGATCGTCACCGATAAGTTAAAGAGCTATGAAGCCGCTAAAAAACAAGTGATGAAGAACGTGGAGCATCGACAGCATAAAGGGTTAAACAATCGAGTCGAGAATTCGCATCAACCGACGAGAATACGAGAGCGACGAATGCGACGATTCAAATCTCCCGGGCAAGCACAACGATTTCTATCTTCATTTGAACCGATTCGCCAGCACTTTCACCCCAAGCAACATCTACTTACCGCCCAACGATACCGAGAACAACTGCGCCAACGATTTGAGGATTGGCGAGAAGTCGCTTGTCCCAAACCTGCTGCTTAA
- a CDS encoding tetratricopeptide repeat protein translates to MTGSRLQQAIKRYQTAVEQLKTTIDSSTNPHQLASSQPVADATKPTQPEEAKPQLTPTQILEVFTARDEVQAALADTTQTNGESLAAIAELDKKLKEHAVLVATIRKNSDWQNSFNPPKEAWWWSLEPDKKPVKFWDRLDWFWSAVSLSSLTISLGLVGDISSRFLTGGPDTLGALAVSTQSILTLLTAGGALTVAGQEAYKRTLKSRNIPERFWHEISAGFSLLLLIGLLGLRLSLPQIATQYTKWGIGNFNERDWGSAEQNYQRAIKLNPDDALAHFHLGVLYEELQKLDLARTEYQIAAQDNIPDAINNLSRLYILNKNYPAAVNLLLKALADEQKLKLSAETKYALLKNLGWARLMQGHYPDAEVKLQDAIDLQKSAKITKNIAAPHCLLAQVMEAQKDKKGALKEWEACNQYADIASSTDEDGWVITAQKRLAQHLAQQENKK, encoded by the coding sequence ATGACTGGCTCTCGTTTGCAACAGGCAATCAAACGTTATCAAACAGCAGTTGAGCAACTCAAAACTACTATTGATTCATCCACAAATCCTCACCAGTTAGCAAGTTCTCAGCCCGTTGCAGATGCTACTAAACCAACACAACCAGAAGAGGCAAAACCGCAACTTACTCCTACGCAAATTTTAGAAGTATTCACAGCGCGAGACGAAGTGCAAGCAGCGCTGGCAGATACTACACAGACGAATGGAGAGAGTTTAGCAGCGATCGCAGAACTAGACAAGAAACTCAAAGAACATGCAGTCCTCGTCGCAACCATCCGCAAAAATTCTGACTGGCAAAATAGCTTTAATCCTCCCAAAGAAGCATGGTGGTGGTCATTAGAACCTGACAAAAAACCAGTCAAATTTTGGGATCGGCTTGATTGGTTTTGGAGTGCTGTTTCTCTTTCTTCATTGACTATTTCTCTTGGTTTAGTGGGAGACATTTCATCTCGATTTCTCACAGGTGGACCTGATACACTTGGCGCATTGGCAGTTAGTACACAGAGTATTTTGACTTTGCTGACTGCTGGCGGCGCACTTACCGTAGCAGGACAGGAAGCCTACAAGCGCACTCTTAAAAGCAGGAATATCCCAGAGCGATTTTGGCATGAAATTAGTGCGGGGTTTTCACTCCTATTACTAATTGGCTTGTTAGGTTTGCGGCTATCTCTGCCACAAATTGCCACCCAATACACTAAATGGGGCATCGGCAACTTCAATGAACGTGACTGGGGAAGTGCTGAACAGAACTATCAACGAGCAATCAAACTCAATCCTGATGATGCCCTGGCTCACTTTCACTTAGGTGTACTCTACGAAGAACTGCAAAAACTCGATCTTGCTCGTACCGAGTACCAGATTGCAGCACAAGATAATATTCCCGATGCCATCAATAATTTATCTCGTCTTTACATCCTCAACAAAAACTATCCTGCTGCGGTTAACTTGCTGTTAAAAGCCTTGGCTGATGAACAGAAGTTAAAGCTTAGTGCAGAAACTAAATATGCTTTACTCAAAAATCTAGGTTGGGCAAGGCTAATGCAAGGTCATTACCCAGATGCAGAAGTAAAACTACAGGATGCAATTGACTTACAAAAATCTGCCAAAATAACAAAAAACATTGCTGCACCTCACTGTTTATTAGCACAAGTAATGGAAGCCCAAAAGGATAAAAAAGGCGCTCTCAAAGAATGGGAAGCTTGTAACCAATATGCTGATATTGCATCTAGTACCGATGAAGATGGTTGGGTTATTACTGCTCAGAAACGTTTGGCGCAACATTTGGCGCAACAGGAAAACAAGAAATGA